The following proteins are encoded in a genomic region of Anaerolineales bacterium:
- a CDS encoding tRNA (adenine-N1)-methyltransferase yields the protein MAQARADEGDLALVIGADGKRFILRLAAGTELQTHRGVLPHDKLIGTEWGTTCHSHLGTPYVLLQPTLDEILLHLKRRSQIIFPKDLGYILLRMAIRTEMRVAEAGTGSGALTVALAWMVGPQGEVHSVDRREDMQLLAKSNLARLGLQDRVVFHLQDIAEGFPVAGLEALFLDLPDPQNYLDQARQALHGGGVIGAILPTANQVSSLIEGLNLHGFSQIDVCEILQRFYKTVPARLRPVDRMVAHTGYLVFARAVAQTPATHPTELDQASAEFDPSPAATEGIDSD from the coding sequence GTGGCTCAAGCGAGGGCGGACGAGGGCGATCTGGCGCTGGTGATCGGCGCCGATGGGAAGCGGTTCATCTTGCGTCTGGCGGCAGGCACCGAATTGCAGACCCATCGCGGCGTGCTGCCGCATGACAAGTTGATCGGCACCGAATGGGGGACAACCTGCCACTCCCATCTCGGCACGCCCTATGTCTTGCTGCAGCCCACGCTGGACGAAATCCTGCTGCATCTCAAGCGGCGTTCGCAGATCATCTTCCCCAAAGACCTGGGCTACATCCTGCTCCGCATGGCGATCCGGACGGAGATGCGGGTGGCAGAGGCCGGCACAGGATCAGGTGCCCTCACCGTGGCCCTGGCGTGGATGGTTGGTCCGCAGGGCGAGGTCCACTCGGTAGACCGGCGTGAAGACATGCAGCTTCTGGCCAAATCCAACCTGGCTCGCCTGGGTCTGCAGGATCGCGTCGTCTTTCACTTACAGGACATCGCCGAAGGATTCCCTGTGGCCGGGCTGGAGGCGCTGTTTCTCGATCTGCCGGATCCACAAAACTACCTGGACCAGGCCCGCCAGGCGCTGCACGGCGGCGGCGTGATCGGCGCCATCCTGCCGACCGCCAACCAGGTCTCCAGCCTGATCGAAGGCCTGAACCTGCACGGCTTCTCCCAGATCGATGTGTGCGAGATCCTGCAGCGCTTCTACAAGACCGTTCCCGCTCGTCTGCGACCGGTCGATCGGATGGTGGCGCACACCGGGTACCTGGTCTTCGCCCGGGCCGTGGCGCAGACGCCGGCCACCCATCCCACAGAACTCGACCAGGCTTCCGCTGAGTTTGACCCTTCCCCGGCCGCGACTGAGGGAATCGACAGCGACTGA
- a CDS encoding methyltransferase domain-containing protein: MPEPVVPGRAAGRVRRSVFWLVRIALGLLYTQFAWAYDLVAWLVSFGRWSDWQQTGLLVLPPGPVLELGHGPGHLLWRRLSQGQPSVGVDRSRQMGRIALRRLRRDRLPANVARAMAQALPFAGESFQAVLATFPTEYILDPLTLDEVRRVLRPGGILVIIAGVRIAPKSLPDRFLQGLYQLTGETPALPATWAQPFEAQGFRLQTEPVAAPAAEVLRIVATKP; the protein is encoded by the coding sequence ATGCCCGAGCCTGTAGTGCCAGGCCGCGCCGCCGGCCGAGTGCGGCGGTCTGTCTTCTGGCTGGTGCGGATTGCCCTCGGGCTGCTCTACACCCAGTTCGCCTGGGCGTACGACCTTGTCGCCTGGCTGGTCTCCTTCGGCCGCTGGAGCGACTGGCAGCAGACCGGGCTGCTGGTCCTGCCGCCTGGGCCGGTCCTCGAGCTCGGCCATGGCCCGGGACACCTGCTCTGGCGCCGGCTCAGCCAAGGACAACCGAGCGTGGGCGTCGACCGCTCGCGGCAGATGGGGAGAATCGCGCTTCGCCGCCTGCGGAGGGACCGGCTGCCCGCCAATGTGGCACGGGCCATGGCCCAGGCGCTTCCGTTTGCCGGGGAATCGTTCCAGGCCGTGCTGGCCACGTTCCCGACGGAATATATCCTCGATCCCCTCACCCTTGACGAGGTCAGGCGCGTCTTGCGTCCGGGCGGGATCCTGGTCATCATCGCCGGCGTGCGCATCGCGCCCAAGAGCCTGCCCGACCGCTTCCTGCAGGGGCTGTACCAGCTTACCGGAGAGACCCCGGCCTTGCCCGCCACCTGGGCCCAGCCATTCGAAGCGCAGGGATTCCGCCTGCAGACCGAACCGGTCGCCGCGCCCGCCGCCGAGGTCCTCAGGATCGTGGCCACCAAGCCCTGA